ttttttttttttaatatgagtATTTTACTCTTTAAATCGATTGATACACAAGATGACCGGTCCATCGGTCCGATCGGAACTTATCTACGATTTTTATCGAATTcagtaaataagtttttaaaatatctaagtcatgtgctataattttaaaattatcaaattacgtATTCGCTTTTCGTTTTACCTTCGTCTTCAAATTAATTCGATTGGAAAAAAACAGTCTACTGATTTTCTTCCAGTCGAATTAATTTCTTTAGGTGCGTTTGAAAAATTCACTAACCAATTCCGATCAAAATTTGAATGATGGATTTAGAGAATTCaaaatgatatgaatttagttttTATGTATTCGTTCAGTTCTtcttattataaaatttttatcatgcatcaatttgacacaatatattgataatagtgattttttaaacatgaatatgtctaaaaaactaattcatgttaaaaaagtcactgttcttaatatattaggttaaattgatgtttgatagtaTGAGCCAAACATTAACTAATAGACTTAAAGAactcaaaataatataaaattattttttatgtgtttgtctagttccattattataaaaatactatcaaatatcaatttgacctaatatattgagagctgattttttgaacacaaattaattttttcagatatattcttatttaaaaaatcatcattcttaatatattaagtcaaattgatgtttaaggtataaatataatcataagaactaaaACAACTCATAGGATCTAGTTTAATTTCATTTTGAGTTCTGTAGGTCTATCAATTGATTTTGACCAAAtgaacttaaataaaatttatttagattcattcagctatattttcaaaaaaaatcattGCTTTATATTGCGTTAAAGTgatgtttgatagtatttttataattaggAGAAGTAGACGAATAcataaaaactattttcatatcATTCCGAGATCTCTAAGTTTATCAGTCGATTTTATTTTGACAAATGGATTTAGAGACTTTGAAATGAAGttcttatgtgttcgtctagttctctcaattataaaaatactatcaaacattAATTTTATCTAATATAAAGAGAACCATGATTTTTTAAACACtaatatgtttgaaaaattaatttatatttaaaaaataattattctcaatatattaaattaaattaatatttaataatatttttacaaaagaACTAGATAAATATACAAAAGTATGTAGATTTATTAATGAGTTTTGACTGAAATTAATTgatagatttttttaataaaaataaatcgacTCAATTAGAAAAAAATTAGCGATTAtttttgtccaatcaaattgatttgaggagaggataaaataaaaaatagatatataatttaataatttaaaaagtatGGTAAATGATTGACAGTTCGTATAAATTTATCAATTGGGCCGATAAAAAGTTGAAAATTCTACACTGTCGGTGAGAATAAATCGGAAAGCGTCGCGACGACCGAAACTGAGTAGATTCAGTGACGGCAAAGGATACTTGCTTTTCCGTGTCTGGATTTGGTCTCTTGCAGTGACTGGTCAATGCAAAAAGTCTCCTCAAATGGACGAGTCCGCCTGCATAAATCCGCCACCAGTTCCCCGCCTCGTCTCCTCGCCCTCTCCACCTCCATCCCTCGCCGTGCAAAGAGGACCGCCAGAGGCATGGGGAATTGCTTCGCCTCTCCTCCGAAGCGACAAGGCGATACCCGCTCGTTGAGGCCAGGTACCGCAACATACGATCAATCACTTCGATCGATCAAACAGAAAAGCtgcctttttttatttttattttctttcaatattgaTGTTCCAAGTTCATGGGTCTCCAGGGCAGTCAACCTCGAAGATCAGCAGCGGCAGCGCCGCCACCGCCACCACCGGCAGTCTGTCCGACTTAAGCAGCAGCATCTTTGGGCTGTCCCCCGTGAGCAATGCGAGCGCAGACGAGACCTTCTTTGAGGGTCGGATCTGGAGTAGTCCTGCGGGTATTCACCTGCTCCGAGCTGCGGCGCGACGAACTTTAAACAGAGAACATCCTCGGCGAAGGCGGGTTCGGGAGGGTCTACAAGGGCGTGGTGGAGGAGAAGACTCTGAATCCTTCCAAGAGTGGCACGGGGATGGTTGTGGCTGTCAAGAAATTAAACCCTGAGAGCATGCAAGGCCTGGAGGAGTGGCAGGTGACTCAAATGCTCAGCTCCATCTCTTCTTTCTCAGCCTCTGCAACCTTCTGTTTTTTTTACTTGTGATTGCAGTCGGAAGTAAATTTCCTAGGAAGGCTTTCTCATCCGAACCTTGTCAAGCTCATGGGTTACTGCTCGGAAGACAAGGAGCTTCTTCTTGTGTACGAGTACCTGTCTAGGGGCAGCTTGGAAAACCATCTCTTTAGAAGTGAGTTCTCATGAAAAGAAAGCAATAATCAATTAGCAAAGGAATTAAGATAAAAGTAGGTTTTGTCTTTATCAAGAATAAGGTCGTTTAACAACATTTTGAAACATAGTTTTTCAGTTATTGATAGACACCAATTCCAATTCCAATTCCAACATAGTCATTGTTTGGAGCAGGAGGTGCTACTTTTGAGTCGCTTTCTTGGAACACAAGGCTAAAAATAGCCATTGGTGCAGCTCGAGGTCTTGCATTCTTGCATTCTTCAAAAAGGCAGGTCATCTACCGGGATTTCAAGGCTTCCAACATCCTCCTCGATGTGGTAGGGATGAGAGTCAATTGAATCGTATGCATGCTCCTCTTCCATTTCAGCACTGCAATGAATGATATGAGTGTGAATTCTGATCTATGGCACAGAACTATAACGCAAAGCTCTCCGATTTCGGTCTGGCGAAGTACGGGCCGATGGGTGGAGATTCGCATGTCACTACAAGAGTCATGGGCACGAACGGCTATGCCGCTCCCGAGTATGTCGCGACCGGTGAGCGACTTTGTATCATTCTCAGATCCCTACCTTCCTTGTTCACTTCATCTTCATGCTCTCCAAGTAGCACATCCTTGTAGGATAGCTAAATAAATGTACTTCATTTCTGCTTACTGATTCCAGGGCACCTATATGTGAAAAGTGATGTGTATGGATTTGGAGTTGTCTTACTGGAGATGCTCACCGGCCAGAGGGCACTCGACTCCAACCGGCCAAGTGGGCAACACAAATTGGTGGATTGGGCAATGCCGATGTTGGGCGACCGGAGAAAGTTGGCACGACTGATGGATCCCCGACTAGAGGGGCAATACTCTTCCAAGGGCGCCTACCAAGCAACTCAATTGACGGTGAATTGCCTCGCCGGTGAACCGAAAAGCCGCCCATCGATGAAGCAAGTTGTCGAGACGCTGGAGAACATTGAAGCCATGAAAACAAGGTCGAGAAATGTTTCTTCTCGATCCATGGCACGCAACCATGATCATGCACCCATGCATGGAAATTCGGCTCTTCATCTAGGGCATGAGACTCCTGCCCGCTGCGGTATGAAAACTGCCCGACAAACTTGTAGAACAGCTACACGATGACTCTACAGAGAAATGGGCATGCTTGTATAAAGGTATTGCTATTTTTGAGTCTTGTATTTTGAAATGTGTTCTAGGGTATATAGGTTGAGTAAATACTAATGATATATTATTGAATTACTACTTCCACAACTTGTGTCATTTCTTAAGTCTTACCAATCCAACTGGATCAGATTAAAAGAGTGTAAAAGACCAATAAATTCGGGTTCAATATCCACTACAGTGAGCCAAGGACAAAAACTTAAGCTTTTAGCCATAGTTTACATCACTATGAAtcatcataaaacaaaaagggaTAATCAGTGTAATATCGACTAGCAACTGGATGAAATAGGAAAGAAATTTAGATAAAAGACAACTTTACATGTATGAATGAGTTATACCTTTTGAGATAGAAGCACCAGTAACCCTTGAGGTCCTACTAATATTTCGTTCAAGAAACTAACCAATCCAAACCAGACGACCGGTGTGACGTCCACTCCTCCAAGAGGAGGTATCACCTTCCTTGTTATGCTAAGAAATGGTTCAGTAGGGGCATATGCAACGACGAAAGGGAACTTCTTCACTGGGAGCTTGGGGTACCAAGACATGACAATCCTAATAATGAATAAGAACCCAAAGGCCGAGAGGAAGGGCCCTGCTATTGTGATGGCAAGTTTTGCTGTAGCAGGGTCGATATCCGCTATGATCAACCCATGTATGTAGTCCGACAAGGCTTCATGTAGGTTATGGGAAACAATTTTTGATGAATCATATGTGATAGTTGAAGCAGTTGAGAGTGCTGAATTGCTGCTGCCGGGCATTTTGTCATTGAGCAGGCAGCGGGTGCCGAATCTGAAGACATTCTGATGCAGTTTGGCTTGTCTAGTTCCTCCGATGAGCACCTGTTCAGGTATCAGTGTCAGGGTTTTGAATGTAGAATTCAACCATAAATGACATGGATTTCAACTTTAATGAAAGATTAAAATGTAGAACACAGCAAAGTTTAACATGGCTAAGGATGAAAGTTTCTTAATTTTCCATAAACAGCCTAGATATTTGTCATTGCAAGAACAGAAAACTCTGTTTCACTGAATACCAATTGTAATCACAAAAGACATATGGAAAATTCTATGGATTTTTGACACTAGTTTCAGCTTAATATTAAAGCTAAAGCATATAAGCAACTTAATCAGAACTTTCAGACATTCTCTCAAACAATAAGAAATGCCCTACTCATTGATAAAGTATATGGAAATTACAAACACATTTTGCAGATTCATATGAAGTGATTTAATTAGAATatgcaaacaaacaaacaaaaaagccATCATTTTGAACTCAGTGCATATTATTTTCCTGGAATTGATGTTCTATACTCTCGAGCTAAATCCATACAATTCCAAGCAATTTTGATTCGAGGAAACGAGGGAAGAAAAGCGATGAATGCTGCACccattttcaaaacattttcatTCATTCCACTAAACTGGCATTTTCTGAAACTAAACGACTTGATCCAATCCAAAATTTTCGACAGAAATGCATCCAGAAACATCAACTAACACTTTTTAACAATGCTTGAAGCAGAAAATCCTTACCCGACCGGAATTTCCATGAAAAATCTCTGCAAACAAGTAAATCTAATCAGTAACCTGAGCAGAGAGCAAGAAACcagaaaaaaaaagtttgaatCGAAGACGAAGCGTGAGGAATCGACGTGGAGGGTCTCACCTGCGATTCTTCGGTGACCGCCAAAATCGAAGCGGCTAAGGGAGGCGGACGGAAGCGCCATGAACGCGGCGGGTGGAGAGGGAGGACGGACGGAGGATGGGCCGGTAGACGAAGCGGAAGCCCCCAAAAGCATCGGCAAAATCAAGGGCTTCAGCCTTCAGATAAGAAATATCCAGGCGGCGGACTGATATTTCCACGCCCATGTTTTATAGCTCGCGTGCCATTTATAGCATTAAAATTTATTATCTATTATTATCTTAATTAAGATTagttatttttcatttaaaatatttaattatttagctTTGCAAATGCtacatttgtttttctttttgatttattttttagggtgatgttttattatttttgacaAATATAAATATCATTAAATTTGTAAGCAAAATCTATCTGGATattcattaattatttttaacataaaataaattcattcaacggtaaattaaataaaaatccaCCGTCACAACTTCAACTTTACATACAGTCTCTATGTCTAAAAAAACTTTTCTCACTtcctacatgtaaaattttatttgtttcaactccctAATGCAAATATCATTATCTAATTACCCTttaaattttttaggtacaaaaaatccaaaaaatgagtataatttctcttaaattcagcactttaaactagaatccaGTATATTTCTATCAAAATTCAGCATTTTAAATAAGAATCCAGtatatttctatcaaaattagcccctcatattttttatgtataaaaaatttaaaaatgagtataatttctcttaaattcgccattttaaactagaatccagtatatttctatcaaaattcagtattttaaatagggatgtaaacgagccgaaccgagccgaacagtatcaggctcgagctcggctcgtttaagttataatcgggctcgagctcggctcgttttagaattatcaggctcgcgaacagttcgagctcggctcgttattagctcgattatcaaagttaacgagcctaactcgttaagtgagctcggactcgttttcgggctcgtttagagctcgttttttgctcgttttagagctcgtttttttttggctcgtttaaggctcgatttaaggctcgtttttttttggcttgcgagcctataaacgaacatgttcgcgagctcacgagccgaatatccttaagctcgagctcggctcgataaaactgtcgagctcgaaatcgagctcgagctcggctcgataagataaacgaacgaactcgaacgagctttttaccgaatcgagctccgaatagctcgcgaaccgtttggttcatttacatccctaattttaaacaaaaatccagtatatttctatcaaaattgaCCCCTCATATTTTAAATTCGACACTTTAAATTAGATttcaatatattttctattaaattgaataTAACTTTTTTCatacttaatataattccttctaaattcaacacaattcaaaaaaaaaaaaatctaatatattttttatttaattgattatcatttaaaaaaatctaatatatttttcatctaattaaagtgaaaaaaaaattatactcaatttgataaaaaaatatactgaattctaatttaatgtgctaaattttaaaaaaattataatcatttttgaactttttataaaaatatcaagGATAAATTAATGTCTATTATTTTTGactaaaaaatgaaaataaagaatttTATCAATGAAGACTACGTACAAAGTTGAGTTTATGATTAGATACTGCATGCAAATTTAcccttcttttaaattttaatacaCCCAACTGGAAACTCCCAAACTTCAGACACAAAATACATTAATCCATTCTTGAAAGAATAAGGTATCTTGAGACAATACATACAGTCAACTGTCTCACAAATAACATAAATGCATAACCTAAATGTCGTTTTTGTTTCTGAGGATTTTAAACTTACAAACAAACATCACCCATTTTTTACAACGATACAAGCTGAAATCTTTAATAACACTCACATACTTGACATAACACCACAAGCAAGAAAACATGCATGAAGAACAAAGATCTTGTTCATGAGCTGAAGCAGCTACAGCCTTGCTTTGGTGTCTGCCCTGTGGCGCGATATTTTGCAGCAGCTTCTTCGGCCTTCAATA
This genomic stretch from Zingiber officinale cultivar Zhangliang chromosome 7A, Zo_v1.1, whole genome shotgun sequence harbors:
- the LOC122000634 gene encoding protein COFACTOR ASSEMBLY OF COMPLEX C SUBUNIT B CCB3, chloroplastic-like; translation: MLLGASASSTGPSSVRPPSPPAAFMALPSASLSRFDFGGHRRIAEIFHGNSGRVLIGGTRQAKLHQNVFRFGTRCLLNDKMPGSSNSALSTASTITYDSSKIVSHNLHEALSDYIHGLIIADIDPATAKLAITIAGPFLSAFGFLFIIRIVMSWYPKLPVKKFPFVVAYAPTEPFLSITRKVIPPLGGVDVTPVVWFGLVSFLNEILVGPQGLLVLLSQKV